Part of the Thermococcus barossii genome is shown below.
CGTTCCCGCGTCAATAGACTGGGAGCACGTCATACGGGCCGACCCCAGGAAGCTCCCCGAGACGATAAAGAAGCTGAAGGATAAGTTCGATTTCGTTGTCATAGACTCTCCTGCGGGCCTTCAGATGGACGCCATGAATGCCATGCTGAGCGGAGAGGAGGTTCTTCTTGTCACGAACCCTGAAATCTCGTGCGTTACCGATACAATGAAGGTGGGGATGGTTTTAAGGAAGGCCGGCCTGGCAATTCTGGGCTTTGTTCTGAATCGTTACGGACGAAGCGAAACGGAAATCCCGCCGGAGGTGGCCGAGGAGGTAATGGAACTGCCCCTTCTTGCCGTCATCCCGGAGGATCCCGCGGTGAGGGAGGCGACCCTTGAGGGCGTCCCCGTTGTGGAATACAAACCCGACTCTGAGGGTGCGAAGGCCTTCATGGAGCTGGCTGAGAGGATATCCAGAATATCCGGCCTCAAAGCCAGGGTGATGAGATGATACTGACGTTCGTGGGCACCGCCGGAAGCGGAAAGACCACCCTGACGAGGGCGTTTGGGGAATACCTTGAGGGGAACGGTTACAGAGTCTCGTACGTCAACCTAGATACGGGTGCGAAGAGATTACCATACAAGCCCGACCTCGACGTTAGGGACGATGTGACCGCCTGGGAGATTATGGAGGAAGGCTACGGTCCCAACGGGGCCATAGTGGAGAGCTATGACAGGCTCCTTCCGCGGGTTTCTGAGTACATTTCCTCAATCATGGAGCTGAAGGGGAGGAGCGACTACGTTCTCCTGGACACCCCCGGCCAGATGGAGACGTTTCTCTTCCACGACTTCGGCGTCCGGTTGATGGAGAACCTCCCCGAGCCACTCACGGTTTATCTGTTCAGCCCAGACATACTGAGGAAGCCCGCTGACTTCTGCTTCGCTCGCTTCTTCGGACTGATGATAGAACTGCGCCTCGGAACAACAACCGTACCGGCGATGAGCAAGGTTGACACAGTGAGCAACATCGATGAATACAGACGGTACCTGGACGATATCGAGTACCTCACCGCCAGACTCCGGCTGGAACCATCCACTCAGGGACTTCTCGCCCACAGGATGTGCCTGGTTTTTCCGGAGCTGGCGCCCCCAACCAGAGTCCTCTACCTCTCATCCAAGACAGGGGAGGGCTTCGATGACCTTGAGACCCTCGCATACGAGCACTACTGCACCTGCGGCGACCTGACGTAGTTCAGCGCGATACGTCGTTTTTGAGCGGGTTTTCAGTTTCCCGCGAAGGTTATGGAAACTCTTTCAAGGGATAATGAAGAAGCCTTTTGGCATTGTACTCCAAGTTCATGTGGTGGGAGCATGTGTCTGATAGCGGGAGGAATCGGTGAGGGATTAAGGGAAAGGTTCGTGAGAATGATAATGGCCGGAAAGCACAGGGGAGAGGACTCCTTCGGTGTGTGGACCGAGCAGGGGGTGTTCAAATCCGACGATTTCTCGCGGGTTTCAGAGATTCCCGACGGAAGGATAGGCCTTCTACAATGCAGGCTGGCGATGACCGGCTCCAAATCGTTTACCCAGCCTTTCTACAATGACCTCGCCCTCGTCCACAACGGGGAGATATACAACCACGTCCATCTACGGGCATATCTGGAGGGAAAGGGCGTCTCCTTTGAGACGGACATCGACAGCGAGGTAATCCTTCGGCTGATTGAGAGCCTTCTGGGGAAGG
Proteins encoded:
- the minD gene encoding cell division ATPase MinD codes for the protein MGRLISIASGKGGTGKTTTTANLAIALGKMNYHVCAVDADLTMANLSLVMGIDDAYTTLHDVLAGRATISDAIYATAYENVHLVPASIDWEHVIRADPRKLPETIKKLKDKFDFVVIDSPAGLQMDAMNAMLSGEEVLLVTNPEISCVTDTMKVGMVLRKAGLAILGFVLNRYGRSETEIPPEVAEEVMELPLLAVIPEDPAVREATLEGVPVVEYKPDSEGAKAFMELAERISRISGLKARVMR
- a CDS encoding ATP/GTP-binding protein, with the translated sequence MILTFVGTAGSGKTTLTRAFGEYLEGNGYRVSYVNLDTGAKRLPYKPDLDVRDDVTAWEIMEEGYGPNGAIVESYDRLLPRVSEYISSIMELKGRSDYVLLDTPGQMETFLFHDFGVRLMENLPEPLTVYLFSPDILRKPADFCFARFFGLMIELRLGTTTVPAMSKVDTVSNIDEYRRYLDDIEYLTARLRLEPSTQGLLAHRMCLVFPELAPPTRVLYLSSKTGEGFDDLETLAYEHYCTCGDLT